A stretch of Tripterygium wilfordii isolate XIE 37 chromosome 11, ASM1340144v1, whole genome shotgun sequence DNA encodes these proteins:
- the LOC120008798 gene encoding GDSL esterase/lipase 5-like yields the protein MAFNNSYMSVIGVVLLLSTTIGQAEAQPVASRSKKQLHVPLFIFGDSLYDTGNNNYLNTTEPNQASLWPYGETYFEHPTGRYSNGRVIPDFIAQFAGMPLIPPFLQPGLHEYHYGVNFASAGSGALVGTHPGKVIDLHAQLRNYKKVETWFRDEFGNVEAQKRLSRAVHLFSVGLNDYFAAISKNISSNYVDIVIGNITTVIKEIYESGGRKFVFLTLLDLRFLPQSRLAISKGQGRDFEEAASLQKQHNKHLLKVLVELEKNLVNFKYLLYDFNQSFLMRVRNPTHYGFIEEKAACCGFGKFRGSFMCGLLGKFELCKKPDEYLFWDSAHPTQKVDKQMAHEMWRGRAHQIGPYSVKQLFHLD from the exons ATGGCTTTCAACAACTCGTACATGTCTGTGATCGGGGTGGTCCTTCTCTTGTCCACCACAATTGGCCAAGCGGAGGCACAACCGGTGGCATCCCGTTCAAAGAAGCAGCTGCACGTACCTTTGTTCATCTTTGGAGATTCACTGTACGATACTGGCAACAACAACTATCTCAACACCACGGAGCCTAACCAAGCAAGTTTATGGCCTTATGGAGAGACATATTTCGAGCACCCAACAGGACGATATTCCAATGGCCGTGTGATACCTGATTTTATTG CTCAATTTGCAGGAATGCCGTTGATTCCTCCATTCTTACAACCAGGGCTTCATGAGTACCACTATGGAGTCAATTTCGCTTCTGCCGGATCGGGTGCTCTTGTCGGCACACACCCCGGCaag GTGATAGATCTTCACGCACAGCTAAGGAACTATAAGAAAGTGGAGACTTGGTTCAGAGATGAATTCGGTAACGTGGAAGCTCAAAAAAGGTTATCACGAGCTGTTCACTTGTTCAGCGTGGGATTGAACGATTACTTTGCGGCCATTTCAAAAAACATCAGTTCTAACTATGTGGACATTGTCATTGGAAACATAACAACAGTAATCAAG GAAATATATGAAAGTGGAGGTAGAAAGTTCGTTTTTCTTACCTTGCTAGACTTGAGGTTTCTGCCACAATCACGGCTGGCGATATCAAAAGGGCAAGGCAGAGACTTTGAAGAAGCTGCGTCTCTCCAAAAGCAGCATAACAAGCACCTCCTCAAGGTGCTTGTTGAGCTAGAGAAGAATCTGGTCAATTTCAAGTATCTACTCTATGATTTCAACCAGAGTTTTCTAATGAGAGTACGGAATCCCACTCATTATG GTTTTATAGAAGAGAAGGCAGCATGTTGTGGATTCGGGAAGTTCAGGGGATCTTTCATGTGTGGATTATTAGGAAAGTTTGAATTATGCAAAAAACCAGATGAATACTTATTTTGGGACTCCGCTCATCCAACTCAAAAGGTGGACAAGCAGATGGCGCATGAGATGTGGAGAGGGAGAgctcatcaaattggaccttataGCGTGAAACAATTATTCCATTTGGATTAA
- the LOC120008797 gene encoding uncharacterized protein LOC120008797, producing the protein MNNYKLRRDVTVIPVEIWSRLTCGVRGLSGTRAWYSVSDSQVRWILVTLVSGGTHELVDTSFYFRCCIDTPMVLIEKAVDLLHPGAIGGGLGVTLSLITSKYPSIVGINFDLPHVVQHVPSYPGGDMFASVPKEDAIFMNLTQIFFCYFHEVDTA; encoded by the exons atgaataattataaattgAGAAGAGACGTC acggtgatcccagTTGAGATTTGGAGCAGGTTGACTTgcggagttaggggtttatcggGGACGCGTGCGTGGTATTCGGTTTCCGATtctcag gtgagatGGATATTGGTGACGTTGGTCAGCGGTGGGACGCATGAGCta GTAGATACGTCTTTTTATTTCcgttgttgtatagatactccgatggttttg ATTGAGAAGGCTGTTGACCTG TTGCATCCGGGTGCTATTGGTGGTGGCCTTGGTGTCACTTTGAGCCTAATCACCTCCAAATACCCTTCTATTGTGGGTATCAATTTTGACCTGCCTCATGTTGTACAACATGTTCCATCATATCCCG GAGGAGACATGTTTGCAAGTGTTCCCAAAGAAGATGCTATTTTCATGAACcttacacaaatttttttttgctattttcATGAAG TGGATACTGCATGA